The window TTGTTGCAGCATACTGTCCTTGGGGGGCGGGGGGATTTATGAACAAGTATTTAAAAAAACAAGCGACAGGTGCTTTGGGGGTCTTGCTGCTGGTGTTTTTTGTAGGTTGTGGGAATAATGACAGCCGTACTGAGATTATTGTTGTTAGGCACGGCCAGACCGACTGGAACGTGATCAAGCGTACGCAAGGGCATACCAACGTTCCGCTCAATGCCGTAGGCATTAAGCAGGCTGAAGTGGTGGCAGATTATTTGGCCAACAATTACATGGCGCCCAACATTGTTGCTATTTACAGCAGTACGCTTTCGCGTGCGTATACAACTGCGCACATTATTGCCGAAAAAATTGGTGCGCCGGTGTACCAAGATGTGCGTTTGTGTGGCTACCGCAAAGGCATTTTTCAGGGTTTAACGCGTGCTGAAATAAAAGAGCAGTTTCCTGATATTGCGCATCAAAAGGTGTATGACGATTCTGGCCAAATTCCTGGTGCTGAGCGCAGGGTTGAAATGGAAAAAAGAGTGAGTGATGCGTTGCGTGAAATTGCTGAAAAGCACCATGGTAAACGCGTGGTTGTTGTGTCGCATGGCGGTCCTTTGCGTGCAATGTATCACTGGATTAAGGGCGAAAAGAACGATAGAACGCTTCCGTATAAAAAGATGAAAAATGCTGCCATTGGCATCATTTCAGTTGTTAATGATGTTTGGAAGGTTGACGAGTGGGCCAACGACGAGCATTTAAAAGTGCTTGAGCCAAGGCCTGATGTTGTTCAGCAGCTTGAGCGTGAAATGGCAGAGTAGTTTTTAAGATAATAAAAGAGAAGGGGCTGCGAATAGTTTTTCGCAGCCCCTTCTCTTTTTGAAAAGACTAAACTTACGATTGTTGTGTGGTTCTTTATGGGCGTGCTGCTTCGGTAATTTCTTTGATTGTTTCTTGGAACTGAGGGCGGAATTCTTCGCTTATAAAATAGTTAAAGTCATCTTCGAGCATAAAAGTGTAACGGTTGGCAAAGCCGCCAGGAATTGCCAACGTGGCAGCTGTGAGAATGAACGTTTGGTGAGCATTGAGGAACTTGCCATTGTTGAGTAAAATGCGTTCTTTTGGTGAGGCGCTTATGACGAAATCTGCGGGGAAATTTCCTTCGACTCTTGCTAGATCAATAAGTTCTTTGGCGAAGTAGAGGCGTTCTGTTGACCATGCGCTTAAACGTGTTTCTTGTACTGAATTTTTTTCGTTGAGCTCATCTGCGCAGTCGAACCAAACCTCAGATTTTTTGACAACTTTGTGCAACATTTCATCTGCTTTTGCTACGATGTCTTGGTGGTCGGCGATAAATTGTCTAAGGCCTTTTTGTTCAAATTCGAGATACAGGTTATACACCGAGCCGCTCAGTTCTATATTATTTTCTGCTGCATACTTGCGTACAGAAAGAAGGGGCTCATGAATCATTTCTTTGCTTGCGAATTGAATGATTTTTTCGGGCAAGTTGTTGATGCTGTCGAGCAATGCTTTTTCAGCAGCACCCGCTAGCTGGCTATTTACAAAAAGCAATGAGATAATAAAAAATTTTTTCATATAAAATTCCTTAAAAATTAAACTTACGATTGTTGTACCATGAGGTTGGCAAGTATTTTTCGGAATTGTGGCTTGAATTCTTCGCTGACAAAATAGTTAAAGTCATCTTCAAGCATGAAATCATAACGATAGGCAAAGCCGCCAAGAATTACCAGCGTAGATGCCGCTAAAATGAATTCTTGAGATTCGTTGAGTTTTTTGCCATTGTTGAGTAGGATGCGTTCTTTTGGTGAGGCGCTCACAACAAAATCTGCAGGGAAGTTGCCTCGTTCTTTTGCTTGAGCAATCAGTTCTTTGCTGAACTCAAAAAATTCTCTTGACCATGCCTTTAGTCGCGTATCTTGTGTTGAATTTTCTTCATTCAGTATGCTTGCCATATTGAACCAAACATCCGTTTTTTCGATAACCTCGTGCAGTATGCTATCTGCTTCGTTTACGATGTTTGGGTTTTCGGTTATGTATTGTCTAAGGCCCATTGCTTCCAATTTTAAGTACAGTTCATATACCGAGCCGCCCAGTTCTATGCCTTTTTCTGCTGCTTGAGCGCGTACAAAGGCCAGCGTTTCAGCGATCATCTCTTTGCCTGCAACTTGCAAGACTCTATCCGGCGTGTTTGCGATGTTGTCAATTTTTACCGTTTCTGCTACTTCTGCTGCGGCGTTGAGTTGGCTGGTTGCAAAAAGCAGTGAGATCATAAAAAGTTTCTTCATAACAGACTCCTAAAAAAGGGTTAGAGTGTTTTGATAAAACTTAAAGCGTTGAAATATTTTTTGCAAGCAACGGTATTTTTTAAAAATTACTCTTTGCTGCACTCATAAAAAATAATTGGTGTGTTGGGGTTGGTTGCCGGTTCTTTCTGATAATTGCGATATTTTTTGATATGAGAAAAGCCTGCTTGAGCAAGCAATGTATCCATTTCGTCAAACCGGTAAAGATACATATAAAAATCTTCTTCTTCAGTTGCCTGAACCGTATCGTTAACGATAGATTCATACCGGCAGAGTGATTTGAACAGTTGCTTTTCTGGTTCGTACGATATCAGTATTTTGAGCGCAATCTGCGAACCGTCGGCTCGCGTGTTGGTAATCTGCCGCCATACGCCGCTGGGCTGTGGTAGTGATGCAACCGTTTCAATTTCCAAAACAAATTTCCCGCCTGGTGCTAAATGGCGGTACATAATCTCAAGCCCCTTTTTTGCCGTTTCAAGATCTGAAATTAAGCCCCACGAGCCGAAGGGAACAAAGATAAGTTTATACTGTTTTTTGTTATCAAAATCTTGAACAAACTCTTGCCATACCGGCGCTGGTTGGTTGCTGACCTGTGCATAGTTTTGTTTGAGTGCCTCCAGCATGTAGCTCGAGGCATCAAAGCCTTCAACATCAAAACCTGCTTGGAGCATGGGAATAAGAAAGCGACCGGTGCCGCACATTGGTTCTAAAATTGGCCCGTTGGCGCGATGTGCGTAGTCTAAAAAAAATGCTAAAGCTTCCGGCGTTTCTGAGCGATGTTTGAGCTCAAGATCGTAAAATTCGGTGCATAATTTTTTATACGTGGTCAGCTCTGAGCGCGGCATGCATTAAAACCTTTATTTAAAAAGAGGCGGTTTGATTTTTACCAAATAGCCATACTAAAGTTTTTTGCTGCGAATGTAAAAAGAGGCTTGTAATAAATATACGTATCCAGCCTCTTGTTGTCATCAGTCTTGCTAAAATATTGATTTTTGAGGCTTTCTCTAGGCACACTGATCATGTATTTGATACTAAAAAATTATTAAAAAGAGAGGCTATTATGAATAAACTTTTTAGAGCGATCTTGATTTTAGCATTACTTCTTGGGGCTGGTTATGGTGCTTTAAAGCTTTATAATTTTGTCATTGAAGATGCTAC is drawn from Candidatus Babeliales bacterium and contains these coding sequences:
- a CDS encoding histidine phosphatase family protein, translated to MNKYLKKQATGALGVLLLVFFVGCGNNDSRTEIIVVRHGQTDWNVIKRTQGHTNVPLNAVGIKQAEVVADYLANNYMAPNIVAIYSSTLSRAYTTAHIIAEKIGAPVYQDVRLCGYRKGIFQGLTRAEIKEQFPDIAHQKVYDDSGQIPGAERRVEMEKRVSDALREIAEKHHGKRVVVVSHGGPLRAMYHWIKGEKNDRTLPYKKMKNAAIGIISVVNDVWKVDEWANDEHLKVLEPRPDVVQQLEREMAE
- a CDS encoding class I SAM-dependent methyltransferase, with product MPRSELTTYKKLCTEFYDLELKHRSETPEALAFFLDYAHRANGPILEPMCGTGRFLIPMLQAGFDVEGFDASSYMLEALKQNYAQVSNQPAPVWQEFVQDFDNKKQYKLIFVPFGSWGLISDLETAKKGLEIMYRHLAPGGKFVLEIETVASLPQPSGVWRQITNTRADGSQIALKILISYEPEKQLFKSLCRYESIVNDTVQATEEEDFYMYLYRFDEMDTLLAQAGFSHIKKYRNYQKEPATNPNTPIIFYECSKE